In one bacterium genomic region, the following are encoded:
- a CDS encoding cyclic nucleotide-binding domain-containing protein, producing MTEVQKDSTRNLLADIALFAGLTPTQLDWVAQRAHRRVFEAGRNILTIEQPGEAVYIILYGTVKIHIEQGERDVIISILGAGDLLGEMSLIDSVGRSASAVTLEHSLMLWMDKVSFS from the coding sequence ATGACTGAGGTCCAAAAAGACAGCACTCGCAACCTGCTCGCGGACATCGCACTGTTCGCGGGGTTGACGCCAACACAACTGGACTGGGTTGCCCAGCGTGCGCATCGCCGTGTGTTTGAAGCAGGGCGCAACATACTGACCATCGAACAGCCGGGGGAAGCGGTCTACATCATTTTGTATGGCACTGTAAAAATCCACATTGAGCAGGGTGAGCGGGACGTGATCATCTCGATCCTGGGAGCAGGCGACCTGCTCGGTGAGATGAGCCTGATCGACAGCGTCGGCCGTTCTGCCAGCGCAGTAACGCTGGAACATAGCCTGATGCTCTGGATGGACAAAGTCTCCTTCAGTTA
- a CDS encoding S8 family serine peptidase, whose amino-acid sequence MRFRDDSLLSATAARLEATGQSFQSLTGDPYLDGLNARFKVRRFERLLEEDAGDGLPQGPVTVEAARAALHEAQVAREARLDRLGKEFPRRLDRAPAAAAVPSLAGVYRVVFEDAGVDVPAACAAYARDPQVRYAQPNHLNRPTFSPDDPYYASAGSWGQPYDDLWGVKKLDPEPAWDLTRGAGAVVAVLDTGIDYNHPDIRDNVLRDGTGAVIGYDFSDGDADPKDVNGHGTHVAGTIAAAGNNGVGVIGVAPLAKIMPLKIFDNATDAVCAAAIKYAADHGADVLNNSWGPTGARPSNPLLEETVAYAHALGCVVVFAAGNDSADVAAYSPNNHPAAIAVGATDRNDVSLAFSNFGARIAVSAPGGGARDLSANYGYVNILSLRAEGTDLYQKFGPGLFAVGGTYYRAQGTSMAAPHVSGVAALLAALHPDWSNDLIAGQIIGSADPVASDVMGSGRVNAYAALTASPRPFVKYLDCLVDDDRPGNSVNGQPEAGETLALVFTLKNVWAAAGDVRVRLASLDPVVTVQDADAVFGALRPGEMKDNAADPFVVSVSPGAALGERCRFELEIAADGEVFRNTFEFRLPLPSKPGWPVSLTFPSPAGADADALLADLDRDGAQEVLLAGDMGLNVFRGDGSAHAPWPLAVSEDPFADVVRMAAGDIDGDSDLEIVVLVREPSRWPGQASIKAFHQESGLPVAGWPVFPKSALGLAMYPDELALADVDGDGVKDVVACGADYPPWVGVFRGDGTALPGWPVELSAPGSSDGGFIVDMGLAVGRLDGAWRPEIVVTASRETPGAHPEPRPSPLWVLRFDGKAVAGWPRLAQGSLGDPVLANLDGGRGLEILVGEKRLSGSRTHAYKLDGGEVPGWPAIGSEGPLAAADLEGDGRTEVILNEVTAGMVRVIEASGAVRWTLPLGTEFPLGAPSIADVDGDGVQEIVLSTCFESIAGSCVSSRITVLSKDAAPVAGFPAGESRGVYSQPAVGDIDGDGSTDFVSFLSRWPGAALAFTNHRPFTSPPEWPQWRRSAARTSANPSGSPPAPLPVVNDGGAFTKSADTLEASWYFQRSGVEADRFAYAIGSAPGLADVTPWRSVGLRLSTTRGGLALAHGKKYYFTVRAIAAGLPPFEGHSDGITADLRAPVLENRTIAGFAIGKAPALRARALDGVSGVRDVSVRLRATGQYVFGAPRAMTYDALGGEYVLRLAPQTQPRCWEYIFTARDRAGNVRRSPVGTLRIWAQ is encoded by the coding sequence GTGCGCTTTCGGGACGATTCTCTGCTGTCGGCGACGGCGGCTCGCCTGGAGGCGACAGGGCAGTCTTTCCAGAGTCTGACCGGGGACCCCTACCTGGACGGTCTCAACGCCCGGTTCAAGGTCCGGCGATTCGAGAGGCTCCTCGAAGAGGACGCGGGAGACGGTCTTCCCCAGGGGCCGGTCACCGTCGAAGCGGCCCGGGCCGCGCTCCATGAAGCCCAGGTTGCCCGCGAGGCGCGGCTGGACCGCCTCGGCAAGGAATTTCCCCGGCGGCTCGACCGCGCCCCCGCAGCGGCAGCGGTTCCCTCGCTGGCCGGGGTCTATCGCGTCGTGTTCGAGGACGCCGGCGTGGACGTCCCGGCCGCCTGTGCCGCCTATGCCCGCGACCCGCAGGTCCGCTACGCGCAGCCGAACCATCTCAACAGGCCCACATTCTCCCCTGACGATCCCTACTATGCCTCGGCGGGCAGCTGGGGGCAGCCGTACGACGATCTCTGGGGCGTCAAGAAGCTCGATCCGGAGCCCGCCTGGGACCTGACCCGGGGGGCTGGCGCCGTGGTCGCCGTGCTCGACACGGGCATCGACTACAACCACCCCGACATCCGGGACAACGTGCTGCGCGACGGCACGGGCGCCGTCATCGGCTACGACTTCAGCGACGGCGACGCGGACCCCAAGGATGTCAACGGCCACGGGACCCACGTGGCCGGGACGATCGCGGCGGCGGGGAACAACGGCGTGGGCGTCATCGGCGTGGCCCCGCTCGCGAAGATCATGCCGCTCAAGATCTTCGACAACGCCACCGATGCCGTCTGCGCAGCGGCCATCAAGTACGCCGCCGATCACGGGGCGGACGTCCTGAACAATTCCTGGGGGCCGACCGGGGCCCGGCCGTCGAATCCGTTGCTGGAGGAGACCGTGGCGTATGCCCACGCCCTGGGTTGCGTCGTGGTCTTCGCCGCGGGCAACGACAGCGCGGACGTCGCGGCCTACTCCCCGAACAATCATCCCGCGGCGATCGCCGTCGGCGCCACCGACCGGAACGACGTCTCCCTGGCCTTCTCGAATTTCGGCGCCAGGATCGCGGTGTCGGCCCCCGGAGGCGGGGCCCGTGACCTGAGCGCCAACTACGGGTACGTGAACATCCTCTCGCTGCGGGCGGAGGGCACCGACTTGTACCAGAAGTTCGGGCCGGGCCTCTTCGCCGTGGGGGGAACCTACTACCGCGCGCAGGGGACCTCCATGGCCGCTCCCCACGTCTCGGGCGTCGCCGCGCTGCTCGCGGCGCTTCACCCGGACTGGTCGAACGACCTCATCGCGGGGCAGATCATCGGCTCCGCCGACCCGGTGGCGTCGGATGTCATGGGGTCCGGGAGGGTCAACGCCTACGCGGCCCTGACGGCCTCACCGCGTCCCTTCGTGAAGTACCTCGACTGCCTCGTCGACGACGACCGGCCGGGCAACAGCGTGAACGGTCAGCCGGAGGCCGGCGAGACGCTGGCCCTGGTCTTCACGCTCAAGAACGTCTGGGCCGCCGCAGGCGATGTCCGGGTCCGGCTCGCCTCCCTCGATCCGGTCGTGACGGTGCAGGATGCCGACGCCGTCTTCGGCGCACTGCGACCCGGGGAGATGAAGGACAACGCCGCGGATCCCTTCGTCGTTTCCGTGAGCCCCGGGGCCGCGCTGGGAGAGCGCTGCCGCTTCGAACTCGAGATCGCCGCCGACGGGGAGGTCTTCAGGAACACCTTCGAATTCCGCCTCCCGCTGCCCTCGAAGCCGGGCTGGCCGGTGTCGCTGACGTTCCCCTCCCCGGCGGGCGCCGATGCCGACGCGCTGCTCGCGGACCTTGACCGCGACGGGGCGCAGGAGGTCCTGCTCGCCGGCGATATGGGGCTGAACGTCTTCAGGGGCGATGGATCCGCGCACGCCCCCTGGCCCCTGGCGGTCTCCGAAGACCCCTTCGCCGACGTGGTACGGATGGCGGCGGGGGACATCGACGGGGATTCGGACCTGGAAATCGTTGTCCTGGTCAGAGAGCCTTCTCGTTGGCCGGGTCAAGCGTCCATCAAGGCGTTTCACCAGGAGAGCGGCCTGCCGGTGGCGGGCTGGCCAGTCTTCCCCAAGTCGGCGCTGGGCCTGGCGATGTACCCCGACGAACTCGCGCTTGCCGACGTCGATGGAGACGGTGTCAAGGACGTCGTCGCGTGCGGTGCGGATTATCCCCCGTGGGTCGGGGTCTTCCGCGGGGATGGCACGGCGCTCCCTGGTTGGCCCGTCGAGCTGTCGGCCCCGGGGTCTTCCGACGGCGGGTTCATCGTCGACATGGGGCTGGCGGTGGGGCGCCTGGATGGCGCGTGGCGCCCCGAAATCGTGGTAACCGCCTCCAGGGAGACGCCGGGCGCCCACCCGGAGCCGCGTCCCAGCCCCCTGTGGGTCCTGCGTTTTGACGGAAAGGCGGTCGCGGGATGGCCTCGACTCGCGCAAGGCAGCCTCGGTGATCCCGTCCTGGCCAATCTCGACGGCGGCCGCGGCCTCGAGATACTCGTCGGCGAGAAACGGCTGTCCGGCTCGAGAACCCACGCCTACAAGCTCGATGGCGGCGAAGTCCCGGGATGGCCCGCGATCGGCAGCGAGGGACCGCTCGCGGCGGCGGACCTCGAGGGCGACGGCAGGACGGAGGTCATCCTGAACGAGGTGACCGCCGGCATGGTCCGCGTAATCGAAGCCTCCGGCGCCGTGCGCTGGACTTTGCCGCTGGGGACGGAGTTTCCCCTTGGAGCGCCGTCCATCGCCGACGTGGACGGCGACGGCGTGCAGGAGATCGTCCTGAGCACCTGCTTCGAGAGCATCGCGGGATCCTGCGTCAGCAGCCGGATCACCGTGCTGAGCAAGGACGCCGCGCCGGTCGCCGGCTTCCCCGCTGGCGAGAGCCGCGGCGTCTATTCCCAGCCCGCCGTGGGTGACATCGACGGCGACGGCAGCACCGACTTCGTCAGCTTCCTCAGCCGGTGGCCGGGGGCGGCTCTGGCGTTCACCAACCACCGGCCCTTCACGTCGCCGCCGGAATGGCCGCAGTGGCGGCGCAGCGCCGCTCGAACCAGCGCGAATCCCAGCGGCTCGCCGCCGGCGCCCCTCCCGGTGGTGAATGACGGCGGCGCCTTCACGAAGAGCGCCGATACGCTGGAGGCTTCGTGGTACTTCCAGCGCAGCGGCGTCGAAGCCGATCGGTTCGCCTACGCCATCGGCAGCGCGCCCGGTCTTGCGGACGTCACGCCCTGGAGATCCGTGGGACTGCGCCTCTCGACGACCAGGGGAGGCCTCGCGCTGGCACACGGCAAGAAGTACTACTTCACGGTGCGCGCCATTGCCGCGGGACTGCCGCCCTTCGAGGGTCACTCCGACGGCATCACCGCCGATCTCAGGGCGCCCGTGCTGGAGAATCGGACCATTGCAGGTTTCGCGATCGGCAAGGCCCCGGCCCTTCGCGCACGGGCGCTGGACGGGGTTTCGGGTGTCCGGGATGTTTCCGTCCGCCTGCGGGCGACGGGCCAGTACGTCTTCGGCGCTCCGCGCGCGATGACCTACGATGCCCTTGGAGGAGAGTACGTGCTCCGGCTGGCTCCGCAGACGCAGCCGAGATGCTGGGAGTACATCTTCACCGCCAGGGATCGCGCCGGCAACGTCCGTCGGTCGCCGGTAGGCACGCTGCGGATCTGGGCGCAATAG
- a CDS encoding Fe-Mn family superoxide dismutase: protein MTYAAKDYAKLLGTPGFSETLLKNHFTLYQGYVANTNKLLDTFAAMLKDGKVAAPPSPEYAELRRRLGWEFNGMRLHELYFENLGGGKPLSAFPALEKALAASFGSAGDWEKDFRACGTMRGIGWVGLYKDGDRLINFWINEHDVANPAGCKPLLIMDVFEHAFMLDYGLKRADYVEAFMKAVNWEAVAARM, encoded by the coding sequence ATGACGTACGCGGCGAAGGACTACGCGAAGCTCCTCGGCACGCCGGGCTTCTCCGAGACGCTCCTCAAGAACCACTTCACCCTCTACCAGGGCTACGTCGCCAACACGAACAAGCTCCTCGACACCTTCGCGGCGATGCTCAAGGACGGCAAGGTCGCGGCGCCCCCCTCCCCCGAGTACGCGGAGCTCAGGCGGCGGCTCGGCTGGGAGTTCAACGGCATGCGCCTGCACGAGCTGTACTTCGAGAACCTCGGGGGCGGCAAGCCCCTGTCGGCCTTCCCGGCGCTCGAGAAGGCGCTCGCAGCCTCCTTCGGCAGCGCCGGCGACTGGGAGAAGGACTTCCGCGCCTGCGGCACGATGCGCGGCATCGGCTGGGTCGGCCTCTACAAGGACGGGGACCGGCTGATCAACTTCTGGATCAACGAGCACGACGTCGCCAACCCGGCCGGCTGCAAGCCGCTGCTGATCATGGACGTCTTCGAGCACGCCTTCATGCTCGACTACGGCCTCAAGCGCGCCGATTACGTCGAGGCGTTCATGAAGGCCGTCAACTGGGAGGCCGTCGCCGCCAGAATGTAA